GATTATTACGATATCACCGCGCGCTATGAGCAGGATGTCCTCAAACGGCCGCCCCCCGATATTCCGCATCCGCCCGATAAGCACGATCGGATCGTGCTTCCCGTGGTGGCTGGTGCGCAACCCGCATTTCAGACATTCGGCCCGCGCACGGGGCTGATGGCGCTGACTGTAATATAATCGTCAAACATAAGGCCTAAGCCAGAGATACCTTCCCTGTGAGAGTATCCATGCGCCAGACCTTACTGACCCGCCGTCACGCCTTGCTGGGCGGCGTCAGCGCCCTCCTGTCCACCACCGTCGCGCACGCCGGCCCTTTGGCGTCGGCGCAAAAGCCGTTTGGCTTAGGCGTCGCCAGCGGTGATCCGTCGGCGGATGGCTTTGTCATCTGGACGCGCATCGCGCCCGATCCGCTGGCGCCCGATGGTCTGGGCGGCCTGACCGCGCCCGCCACGGTCAAATGGTGCGTCTATCACGACGCCGCCCTGACGAAGCCGGCACTGAGCGGTGAAGTCACCACGCATCCGGATACGGCCCACAGCGTCCACGTCGAGGTCGCCGGTCTGCGTCCGGACCGCTTCTACTGGTATCGCTTCGAGGCGATGGGGGTGCAGAGCCCGGCCGGCCGCGCCCGCACCCTGCCGCTGGAAAACGCCTCGCCCGCGGCGCTCAAACTGGTCTTCGCCTCGTGCTCGCACTATGAAAAAGGCTATTTCAGCGCCTACCGTCATATGGCCGCCGAAAACCCCGATTTCGTGCTGTTCCTCGGCGATTATATCTATGAATACAGCTACAAGGACACCTCGAAACTGGTGCGCCAGCATGAGCGCAAGGACGAGGTGACCGACCTGGCCGGTTATCGCAACCGCTACGCCCTCTATCATATGGACGCCGACCTTCAGACTTTGCACGCCAGCACCTCCTGCCTGATGACGTGGGACGATCACGAGGTGCAGAACGACTACGGCGGCTTCCTGTCGCAATATATGAAGGACGATTCCGGCATGGTGGCGCGGCGCATGGCCGCCTATCAGGCCTATTACGAGAACATGCCGCTGCGCCGGTCGTCGCGCCTGATCGGCACGCGGCTCGATCTCTACAAGGGCTACCGCTTCGGCGCGCTGGCCGAGATCAACATGCTGGATGGCCGGCAATATCGCTCCGCCGCCGCCTGTCCGGTCGGCGACAGCCGCCGCGGCCATGTGGTCGATGATAGCTGCTTAGACCGGCTCGATCCGAAGCGCAGCATGCTCGGTTTCACGCAGGAGGCCTGGCTGTTCGACCGCTTCCGCAAGAGCCGCGCGACGTGGAATATCCTCGGTCAGGATCTGCTGGCCACCTCCCTGCTGCAATCGGGGAAGGACAAGGACAAGAATCCGATCGTCGGGCACTGGACCGACGGCTGGGATGGCTATCCGGCGACGCGCGACCGCTTGATCAAGGCGATGCAGGGCACGAAGCTGAAGAATCCGGTCATGCTCGGTGGCGACATCCACTCCTACTGGGCGACCGAACTGAAGGCCGACTTCCGCGATCCGGAAAGCCGGACGATCGCCAGCGAGTTTGTCTGCACCTCGGTGACGGCCGATATGCCGGCGTATAAGGCCTTCGCCGACATGCTGCCGCAGAATCCGCACGTGAAGTATTTCAACAGCCGCACCAACGGCTATGTCGCGGTCGAGGTGACGCCAAAGCGGCTGATGAGCCGGTTTATGGCAATTTCCGAC
The window above is part of the Asticcacaulis sp. MM231 genome. Proteins encoded here:
- a CDS encoding alkaline phosphatase D family protein — encoded protein: MRQTLLTRRHALLGGVSALLSTTVAHAGPLASAQKPFGLGVASGDPSADGFVIWTRIAPDPLAPDGLGGLTAPATVKWCVYHDAALTKPALSGEVTTHPDTAHSVHVEVAGLRPDRFYWYRFEAMGVQSPAGRARTLPLENASPAALKLVFASCSHYEKGYFSAYRHMAAENPDFVLFLGDYIYEYSYKDTSKLVRQHERKDEVTDLAGYRNRYALYHMDADLQTLHASTSCLMTWDDHEVQNDYGGFLSQYMKDDSGMVARRMAAYQAYYENMPLRRSSRLIGTRLDLYKGYRFGALAEINMLDGRQYRSAAACPVGDSRRGHVVDDSCLDRLDPKRSMLGFTQEAWLFDRFRKSRATWNILGQDLLATSLLQSGKDKDKNPIVGHWTDGWDGYPATRDRLIKAMQGTKLKNPVMLGGDIHSYWATELKADFRDPESRTIASEFVCTSVTADMPAYKAFADMLPQNPHVKYFNSRTNGYVAVEVTPKRLMSRFMAISDRTDLNATVSTEIAFAVEAGNATVNAIA